The uncultured Bacteroides sp. genome includes the window TTTCGGCTTTTCAGCTCCGTACAACATACTCGACGAGAAACTAGGTTTCACTGCCGAGAATGTATACAAACAGGTAAAGGCAATGCTATAAGAAATAATCATTAACCTTCAAAGCCAGTTTAGTCCGTAGATTCTCTCGGACTAAACGGCTTTTAGGTTTCATCTAATCTATACCCCTCAAAACACCCAAAAGAATGAAAACAATAGGAATAAGCTCCGACCACGCAGGTTTTGAATTGAAACAATTTGTAATAAGCTGGCTCGAAGAAAAAGGATGGCCCTACAAAGACTTCGGAACCCACACAACAGAGAGTTGTGACTATCCCGACTTTGCCCATCCGCTTGCCTTAGCCGTCGAAGCCGGAGAATGCTATCCCGGTATCGCTATATGCGGCAGTGGCAATGGCATTAACATGACTTTAAACAAACATCAGGGCATTCGTGCCGCTCTTTGTTGGACTCCGGAAATAGCAGACCTTGCCCGCCGGCACAACAACGCCAATATATTGGTTATGCCGGGACGTTTCATTAGTACAGATCAGGCCGATGCCATCATGAAAACATTCTTTAGTGTCGATTTTGAAGGAGGACGCCATCAGAGACGCATTGATAAGATTCCTCTCTGATTTTTTTTGTGCCGAACACTTTTCAAATTAAAATACGGTAAAAGGAAGAAGTTTCGACTTCTTCCTTTTTTTTATATGTTACAGATTAGGAAAAATCCCTTCGTCGCTGTTCAATAAACCCTATAAAAAAAGCACTTTGCACTACAATCGACTTAACTATATCAATAATTACACTATTTCCACCAAAATCTAGTCTTTATACTCTATCCATAGTTATACATTTGCAATCTGAAATCAAGTAACCATAAAAACAGAAGAGAATGATGAAAAAAGTATTCGGAGCCATTTGCCTGCTCATCACGGCACTTGCTGTCAATGCCCACCCAGTAGACTTTGACAAAGCTTTTAAAGAAAGCGCCAAGATAGAGAAACAAATCAAAAAGACATCGTTTCCTAAACGCACATTCAATATTACCGACTTCGGCGCAAAGCCCGACAATGAAGCAGAACCTTGCCATGATGCCATCAATCAAGCCATTGTAGCCTGCAATCAGGCAGGTGGAGGAACCGTCCTTGTACCGAAAGGAACTTTTTACACCGGCCCCATCACCCTGAAAAGCAATGTAAATCTGCACATAGAAGAAGGAGCAACATTAAAATTCTCTACCGACCAAAGTCTGTACTTTCCCGCAGTAATTACCCGTTGGGAAGGAATTGATTGCTACAATGCCCACCCGCTGATTTATGCATACGGGGAAACCAACATAGCCATAACCGGCAAAGGAGTGATCGACGGACAAGGATCAAACGCAAACTGGTGGGCCATGTGCGGTGCCGCCCAATACGGTTGGAAAGAAGGCATGGTTGCCCAGCGCAATGGCGGACGCGAACGCTTGCAGATGTATGCTGAAACCAATACCCCTATTTACAAACGCATCATGAAGCCCGAAGACGGCATGCGCCCTCAACTCATCAACCTTTATTCGTGCAATACGATATTGATTGAAGACGTTACGCTACTCAATTCCCCGTTTTGGGTCATCCACCCGCTCCTTTGCGAAAGCATGATTGTACGCGGAGTAACGATTTTCAATCATGGCCCTAATGGCGACGGATGTGATCCGGAATCATGCAAGAATGTGCTGATTGAAAACTGTACTTTCACCACAGGAGACGATTGCATCGCCATTAAATCGGGCCGAAACAATGACGGCCGCAAATGGAATATCCCCAGTGAAAACATCATTGTAAAAGGTTGCGAGATGAAAGACGGGCACGGCGGAGTAGTTATCGGCAGCGAAATATCGGGCGGATACCGCAACCTGTTTGTAGAAAACTGCAAGATGGACAGTCCCGAACTCGAACGTGTGATTCGTATAAAAACTAACTCCTGCAGAGGCGGCACAATAGAAAACGTATTTGTGCGCAACATTACCGTAGGCCAGTGCCGCGAAGCAGTGCTTCGCATTAACCTGCAATACGAAAACCGTGAAAAATGTAATCGCGGCTTCGCTCCCACAGTGCGCAATGTGCATTTGCAAAACATAACCTGTCAAAAGAGTCAGTTAGGGGTACTCATTATAGGTCTTGACAATCCCGATTACGTATCAAATATCAGCGTAGAAAATTCTCACTTCAACAACGTTTCCAAAGGTGGAAATGACATAAAAAATGCGAAAGACGTTACCTTTAATAACCTCTATATCAACGGCAAACTGGTTACTCAATAAGCCCGAATACAGATAAAACACAGGCTGAATTAGTGACAGATAGATAGAATATCTTCGCCAATTCAGCTTTTTATTTTACCCGTTTTCCTATTTTTCACAATAAATAAGAATGCAGTGTCTAAATAAAAACTATCTTTGCCATTCAATAATCCGTATATTTATGATAATATGGAGCAACTGAATACCATAAAAGAGCTTATCAACCAAGGTAATATAGACATAGCGATTCAAGAACTCAACCGTTTTCTACAGGCGGATTCTATCGAAAAGGATGAAGCCTATTACCTTTTGGGAAATGCTTACCGCAAGCTGGGAAACTGGCAAAAAGCTTTGAATAATTACCAATCCGCCATCGAACTCAACCCGCAAAGCCCTGCCGTACAGGCCTACAAAATGGCAATGGATATTATGAATTTCTACAATCAAGACTATGTATAATCAACTAACGTAATATAATAATTATGGCAAAAATCAGAGGAGCAATAGTTGTCAATACAGAGCGTTGCAAAGGCTGCAACCTGTGTGTGGTAGCTTGCCCGGTTAAAGTTATATCTCTCGCGAAAGAGGTAAATGCAAAGGGGTATAATTATGCCCAGGAATTTTTGGAAGATACCTGCATCGGATGTAGCGCATGCGCTACCGTTTGTCCGGATGGATGTATCACTGTTTATAAAGTTAAATGTGAATAATTAAAAGAATATGGAAGAAGAAGTTGTATTAATGAAGGGAAATGAAGCCATAGCCCATGCAGCCATTCGTTGTGGCGCCGATGGATACTTTGGTTACCCCATAACTCCACAATCGGAAATATTAGAAACACTTGCCGAACTACGTCCCTGGGACACAACAGGCATGGTGGTTCTTCAGGCCGAGAGTGAAGTTGCAGCTATCAATATGGTATACGGAGGAGCCGGAAGCGGCAAAATGGTAATGACTTCATCCTCAAGTCCCGGCATCAGCCTCAAGCAAGAAGGCATTTCGTACATTGCCGGCGCCGAACTTCCTTGTCTGATTGTTAACGTAATGCGCGGAGGTCCCGGATTAGGGACCATCCAACCCAGTCAGGCCGATTACTTTCAAACGGTAAAAGGAGGCGGACACGGAGATTACAGACTTATCGCACTTGCTCCGGCATCCGTACAGGAAATGGCCGATTTCGTGGCACTGGCTTTCGAACTCGCTTTTAAATATCGCAATCCGGTAATGATATTAGCCGATGGCGTTATCGGACAAATGATGGAAAAAGTAGTTCTTCCGGCTCAGAAAAAACGTCTGACCGATGAAGAAGTCATCGCCCGTTGCCCATGGGCCACTACCGGAAAAACCAAAAACCGTAAGCCCAATATTATCACCTCTCTCGAACTCGATCCGAATGCCATGGAGCAAAACAACCTTCGCCTCCAGGCTAAATATAAAGTCATTCAAGAAAAAGAAGTTCGCTACGAAGAAATAGCGTGCGACGATATTGATTACCTCATCGTAGCCTTCGGGTCTATGGCCCGTATCGGACAAAAAGCAATGGAAATTGCCCGCGAAGAAGGTATTAAAGTTGGTATATTGCGGCCCATCACCTTGTGGCCGTTCCCCACGGAAGCCATTGCCGGCTATGCCGATAAGGTAAAAGGCATGCTTTCGCTCGAATTAAATGCCGGACAGATGATTGAAGATATTCGTCTGGCTGTAAACGGAAAAGTGAAAGTAGAACATTTCGGACGTTTGGGAGGCATCGTGCCCGACCCCGACGAGATTGTCGAAGCACTGAAAGAAAAGCTAATTAAATAAACAAAAAAAGATGAATCCGGATAAAATAAGATACATACTGAATATACTCTTCCTGGTAGGTGCGCTGGCGTCAATCATCGTTTACCTGGCTGTAGACGATAAAAAAATATTTCTCTATGTATGTGGTGCGGCAATATTTGTCAAACTGATGGAATTCTTTATACGATTCACCAACAGATAAGAGACTATTATGATAACGAGAGAAGAAATAATCAAACCCGAAAATCTGGTTTATAAAAAACCCGATTTAATGAACGACAACGCCATGCACTACTGCCCCGGCTGCAGTCATGGAGTAGTTCATAAGCTTATTGCCGAGGTGATAGAAGAAATGGAAATGGAAGAAAAAGCCATTGGCATCTCTCCTGTGGGCTGTGCTGTTTTCATGTACAACTATCTCGATATAGACTGGCAGGAAGCCGCCCACGGACGTGCACCCGCTTTGGCTACCGCCATCAAACGTTTGTGGCCAGGCAAACTCGTCTTTACCTATCAAGGAGACGGCGATCTGGCTTGTATCGGTACGGCCGAAACAATCCATGCACTTAACCGCGGAGATAATATCACCATTATTTTCATTAATAACGGCATCTATGGCATGACCGGCGGACAAATGGCTCCGACTACCCTTATCGGAATGAAAACAGCCACCTGCCCCGATGGCCGCGAAGTACATCTTCACGGATATCCCATTAAAATGACGGAAATAGCCGCCCAACTGGAAGGTACAGCTTACGTTACCCGTCAGTCGGTGCAGTCGGTTGCCGCTATTCGTAAGGCTAAAAAAGCCATACGCAAAGCTTTCGAAAACTCGATGAACGGAAAAGGTTCCAATCTCGTCGAAATCGTGGCAACATGCAATGCCGGCTGGAAGATGACTCCTGCCGATGCTAATAAATGGATGGAAGAAAACATGTTCCCCTTCTACCCGCTTGGCGATATAAAAGATAAAGAATAACGCTAAAAGGAAATAAAATGAAAGAAGAAATAATTATAGCAGGCTTTGGCGGACAAGGGGTTTTATCTATGGGCAAAATTCTGGCTTATTCCGGTTTAATGGAAGACAAAGAAGTGACCTGGATGCCCGCTTACGGCCCCGAACAACGAGGAGGAACAGCCAACGTAACCGTAATAGTTAGCGATGAAAAAATATCCTCGCCTATTCTGAGTAAATACGATACGGCTATTATCCTGAACCAACCGTCGCTCGAGAAATTTGAGAGCAGAGTAAAGCCCGGCGGCACGCTTATCTACGATGGTTACGGAATTATCCACCCGCCCAAACGCAGCGACATCAAGGTTTATCGCATAGATGCCATGGATGCCGCCAATGAGATGAATAACGCCAAAGCATTCAACATGATTGTACTTGGAGGCCTACTAAAACTTCGCCCCATCGTAACCATAGAGAGTGTGCTGAAAGGGTTGAAAAAAACACTGCCCGAACGCCATCATCACCTCATACCGATGAACGAAGCCGCCATTCTTAAAGGGATGGAACTCATTCACGAACAATAAACCGAGGATAGGACATCGTTATAATCTTTCAGCCCGGGCCTGCACGTGCAGGTCCGGGCTGATGCAATAATTGACGTTAATACATAAATAAATTCTGCCGACAATCTATTTTTATTGTATATTTGCCGCTAATTATGAGAAGAATTCTACTTACATATATAGCTTTATTCCTCATTGGTCAGGTTCATATCTGGGCACAGTCTAATAATTTCACCGATACCAGCGGCAATCAGATAGACCCCGCCATGCGAACGCAAAAAGGAGACAGTTCGAACGTGGAGATACAAAGCATTCCGCCCAAACTCTATATGTGGAATGTAAGCGAAGATTTGGGCAACATTAAACCGATCCCGGTTGACACAGCCTATCAGCATTTTCAAAACACAAATCTCACCGAAGGAATAAAAGGACACTATAATTATTTGGGCAATATGGGCGCACCCCGCATGTCTCGCCTATTCTTCGAACGCCCCGAAGCCTCTTCGGCTATGTTTATGGATCCTTTTTCGAGCTTCTATCTAAGGCCCGATCAATTCAAATTCACAAACAGTAATATCCCCTACACAAACGTTACCTATTACAAAGCCGGCGGCCCGGTTGACGGAGAAGAACGATTCAAATCTTATTTTTCCGTCAATGCAGGCAAGCGACTGGCATTCGGGTTCAATTTTGATTACTTGTACGGCCGGGGCTTTTACAACAGCCAATCCACCTCATTCTTTAATGGCGCCCTGTTCGGCAGCTACATCGGCGATCGTTACCAGGCACATTTGCTCTTCAGCAGCTACTCTCTGAAGATGGCGGAGAACGGTGGTATAACCGACGACCGATACATCACCGACCCCGAAGCCATGGCCGAAGGTAAAAAGACATACGAAGCCGGCAGCATACCAACCAATATGGAAGATACCTGGAACAGAAACAACAAGTATTATGCTTTTCTGACCCACAGATACAACGTAGGATTTATGCGAAAAGCCACCGGAGTGAAGAGTGATACGATTGATCGGTACATCCCCGTTACCAGTTTTATCCACACCCTGAAAGTAGAAGGTGCCAAGCATCACTTTATCTCTGACACAGAAACAAAAGATTTCTACAAAAACACCTATATCAATACCGGTTCACTGACAAGCAACGACTCTACCACTTACTTCAGCATAAAGAACACCTTTGGCATCGCCCTGCTCGAAGGCTTCAACAAGTACGCCAAATCGGGTTTAACAGCCTACATTTCTCATCAGATAAGCAAGTATGAGCTCATGAACAGCGATTCCGTATCAACGGATAAATACAACGAGCAAGAAGTGTTTCTGGGCGGAGAACTCTCGAAGCGGCAAGGCAGTGTGTTGCACTACAACGTTAACGGCGAAGTGGGCATGCTCGAACAAGCCATCGGGCAGTTCCGTCTCAAGGGAAATCTCGACCTCAATTTTCATTTATGGAAAGACACCGTGAGCCTCATAGGGCACGCATCAATCAGCAATACCCTGCCGGCCTTTTACATGCGACACTACCACTCCAACCATTTTTACTGGGACAATGAGTTAAGCAAAGAATTTCGTTCGCGCATTGAAGGAGAACTGAATATAGAACGTTTGCGAACGAACCTGAAAGTAGGAATAGAAAATGTAAAAAACTACACCTACTTCGATCAACAAGCTTTGCCGGCACAGTTCGGAGATAATATTCAAGTCATATCCGCCACGCTGAATCAAAACTTCAAAGCAGGCATTCTGCATTTAGACAACGAAATAAGCTGGCAACAATCGAGCAACAACACCGTGTTGCCCCTGCCCAAACTGTCTTTATACCACAACCTGTATATTGAAACAAAGCTGGCAAAAAAAGTACTGAGTTTGCAACTGGGTGCCGACGTGCGCTATTTCTCTAAATATTATGCCCCCGATTATACCCCTGCCATCCAGCAGTTTCATCTGCAAGCCACTGACGGCCAGGTAGAAATAGGCGGTTACCCCATTGTGAACCTGTATGCCAACCTACAGTTGAAACGTACCCGCTTCTTCGTCATGATGTATCATGTTAACCAAGGCATGATGAGCAATGAGAATTCTTTTCTGGCTCCGCACTACCCCATCAATCAACGATTACTTAAGTTCGGCCTTTCGTGGAACTTTTATGATTAATACCGCATGAAGCTATCTAAACAAAGAATACAGAAATACATACTTATGGGCATTGTCTCGGTGCTTATCGGTTCCATCTGGTTTCAAAGAATTAAGCCCAAAGGGCATCCGCGCGACTATGCCGCCATCCTTTCCGAAGGAGTTATCAATGTAGCAACAGAGTATAATTCACTCAGTTTTTATGCCGATGCCGACAGCATATCCGGCTTTCATTACGAACTCATCGAAGCCTTTGCCCGCCACAAAGGGATAAAAACAAAGGTAACGCCCGAAATGAGCTTTGAAAAACGCATGCAGGGTCTTAATAACGGCACGTTTGATGTTATTGCCTACGGCATACAAACCACCAGCGAACTAAAAGACTCGTTGTTACTCACCGCACCGATTATCCTCAGCAAGCAAGTGCTGGTGCAACGCAAGGCCACCAAAGGCGGCGCCCCTTACATAAAGAGCCAGCTCGATTTGGCCGGCAAAACACTCCATGTGGTTAAAGGTTCCCCCTCCATTATGCGCATACGCCATTTGGGAAACGAAATAGGCGATACAATCTATGTCAAACAAATAGATAAATACGGATCAGAACAACTCATTTCTCTGGTAGCCCACGGAGACATCGACTACGCCGTGTGCGACGAAGACATAGCCCGTGTATGCGCCGATTCACTGCCGCAATTGGATATCAATACAGACATCAGTTTCACCCAGTTCTACTCATGGGCAGTCAGCAAGCAATCGCCCGTATTGCTGGATAGCCTCAACTCCTGGCTACATACATTTATCAAGAGCAAAGAATTTCATCGCATATATCACAAATACTACGGTAAACGTTAGAATATCGCATTCTAAATGTTAATAATCAAATAATTATATTTAAGTTTGCATTCCGGTTATTAATATTAAGGAATATGGATGATAAAGTAATAAAATGGGGATTTATCGGTTGCGGAAACGTTACCGAACAAAAAAGTGGCCCGGCTTTTAAAAAAGTAGAAGGCTCTGAAGTAGTAGCCGTGATGAGCCGGGATGGTGCAAAAGCAAAAGCTTATGCCGAAAAAAGAGGCATCCCGAAATGGTATGATGATGCCCAGGAACTTATCGATGACCCGCAAGTAAACGCAGTTTACATTGCTACTCCTCCTTCTTCTCATGCTACATACGCCGTAATGGCTATGAAAGCAGGCAAACCTGTTTACATAGAAAAGCCCATGGCCGTTACCTACGAAGAGTGCACACGCATCAACCGCATTTCGCACGAAACAGGGGTACCCTGCTTTGTAGCTTACTACCGCAGATACATGCCCTATTTTCTTAAAGTAAAAGAGCTGATACAGCAAAACACCATCGGAAACATCAGTAACATACAAATCCGTTTTGCCCAACCGCCCTATGAACTCGATTATCACAAAGACAACCTGCCGTGGCGGGTACAACCCGATATTTCGGGAGGCGGATATTTTTATGATCTCGCTCCCCACCAGATAGATTTGTTGCAAGATATTTTCGGCTGCATTCTCGAAGCCAAAGGGTTTAAGGCCAATCGTGGCGGCCTCTATCCGGCCGAAGACACATTAAGTGGCTGCTTTCAGTTCGACTCGGGCCTGGTAGGTTCCGGCTCGTGGTGCTTTGTGGCACATGAATCGGCCAAAGAAGACCGCATCGAAGTCATCGGCGACAAAGGCATGATCTGCTTCTCTACCTTCACCTATGAACCCATTGCACTGCATACCTATCGGGGGCGCGAAGAGATACGGGTAGCGAATC containing:
- the rpiB gene encoding ribose 5-phosphate isomerase B, translating into MKTIGISSDHAGFELKQFVISWLEEKGWPYKDFGTHTTESCDYPDFAHPLALAVEAGECYPGIAICGSGNGINMTLNKHQGIRAALCWTPEIADLARRHNNANILVMPGRFISTDQADAIMKTFFSVDFEGGRHQRRIDKIPL
- a CDS encoding tetratricopeptide repeat protein, yielding MEQLNTIKELINQGNIDIAIQELNRFLQADSIEKDEAYYLLGNAYRKLGNWQKALNNYQSAIELNPQSPAVQAYKMAMDIMNFYNQDYV
- a CDS encoding transporter substrate-binding domain-containing protein is translated as MKLSKQRIQKYILMGIVSVLIGSIWFQRIKPKGHPRDYAAILSEGVINVATEYNSLSFYADADSISGFHYELIEAFARHKGIKTKVTPEMSFEKRMQGLNNGTFDVIAYGIQTTSELKDSLLLTAPIILSKQVLVQRKATKGGAPYIKSQLDLAGKTLHVVKGSPSIMRIRHLGNEIGDTIYVKQIDKYGSEQLISLVAHGDIDYAVCDEDIARVCADSLPQLDINTDISFTQFYSWAVSKQSPVLLDSLNSWLHTFIKSKEFHRIYHKYYGKR
- a CDS encoding glycoside hydrolase family 28 protein, giving the protein MKKVFGAICLLITALAVNAHPVDFDKAFKESAKIEKQIKKTSFPKRTFNITDFGAKPDNEAEPCHDAINQAIVACNQAGGGTVLVPKGTFYTGPITLKSNVNLHIEEGATLKFSTDQSLYFPAVITRWEGIDCYNAHPLIYAYGETNIAITGKGVIDGQGSNANWWAMCGAAQYGWKEGMVAQRNGGRERLQMYAETNTPIYKRIMKPEDGMRPQLINLYSCNTILIEDVTLLNSPFWVIHPLLCESMIVRGVTIFNHGPNGDGCDPESCKNVLIENCTFTTGDDCIAIKSGRNNDGRKWNIPSENIIVKGCEMKDGHGGVVIGSEISGGYRNLFVENCKMDSPELERVIRIKTNSCRGGTIENVFVRNITVGQCREAVLRINLQYENREKCNRGFAPTVRNVHLQNITCQKSQLGVLIIGLDNPDYVSNISVENSHFNNVSKGGNDIKNAKDVTFNNLYINGKLVTQ
- a CDS encoding thiamine pyrophosphate-dependent enzyme, producing MTREEIIKPENLVYKKPDLMNDNAMHYCPGCSHGVVHKLIAEVIEEMEMEEKAIGISPVGCAVFMYNYLDIDWQEAAHGRAPALATAIKRLWPGKLVFTYQGDGDLACIGTAETIHALNRGDNITIIFINNGIYGMTGGQMAPTTLIGMKTATCPDGREVHLHGYPIKMTEIAAQLEGTAYVTRQSVQSVAAIRKAKKAIRKAFENSMNGKGSNLVEIVATCNAGWKMTPADANKWMEENMFPFYPLGDIKDKE
- a CDS encoding 2-oxoacid:acceptor oxidoreductase family protein, with translation MKEEIIIAGFGGQGVLSMGKILAYSGLMEDKEVTWMPAYGPEQRGGTANVTVIVSDEKISSPILSKYDTAIILNQPSLEKFESRVKPGGTLIYDGYGIIHPPKRSDIKVYRIDAMDAANEMNNAKAFNMIVLGGLLKLRPIVTIESVLKGLKKTLPERHHHLIPMNEAAILKGMELIHEQ
- a CDS encoding 4Fe-4S binding protein encodes the protein MAKIRGAIVVNTERCKGCNLCVVACPVKVISLAKEVNAKGYNYAQEFLEDTCIGCSACATVCPDGCITVYKVKCE
- a CDS encoding Gfo/Idh/MocA family oxidoreductase; amino-acid sequence: MDDKVIKWGFIGCGNVTEQKSGPAFKKVEGSEVVAVMSRDGAKAKAYAEKRGIPKWYDDAQELIDDPQVNAVYIATPPSSHATYAVMAMKAGKPVYIEKPMAVTYEECTRINRISHETGVPCFVAYYRRYMPYFLKVKELIQQNTIGNISNIQIRFAQPPYELDYHKDNLPWRVQPDISGGGYFYDLAPHQIDLLQDIFGCILEAKGFKANRGGLYPAEDTLSGCFQFDSGLVGSGSWCFVAHESAKEDRIEVIGDKGMICFSTFTYEPIALHTYRGREEIRVANPEHVQQPLIQAVVDHLLGKSVCTCDGESATTTNWVMDKILGKL
- a CDS encoding putative porin yields the protein MRRILLTYIALFLIGQVHIWAQSNNFTDTSGNQIDPAMRTQKGDSSNVEIQSIPPKLYMWNVSEDLGNIKPIPVDTAYQHFQNTNLTEGIKGHYNYLGNMGAPRMSRLFFERPEASSAMFMDPFSSFYLRPDQFKFTNSNIPYTNVTYYKAGGPVDGEERFKSYFSVNAGKRLAFGFNFDYLYGRGFYNSQSTSFFNGALFGSYIGDRYQAHLLFSSYSLKMAENGGITDDRYITDPEAMAEGKKTYEAGSIPTNMEDTWNRNNKYYAFLTHRYNVGFMRKATGVKSDTIDRYIPVTSFIHTLKVEGAKHHFISDTETKDFYKNTYINTGSLTSNDSTTYFSIKNTFGIALLEGFNKYAKSGLTAYISHQISKYELMNSDSVSTDKYNEQEVFLGGELSKRQGSVLHYNVNGEVGMLEQAIGQFRLKGNLDLNFHLWKDTVSLIGHASISNTLPAFYMRHYHSNHFYWDNELSKEFRSRIEGELNIERLRTNLKVGIENVKNYTYFDQQALPAQFGDNIQVISATLNQNFKAGILHLDNEISWQQSSNNTVLPLPKLSLYHNLYIETKLAKKVLSLQLGADVRYFSKYYAPDYTPAIQQFHLQATDGQVEIGGYPIVNLYANLQLKRTRFFVMMYHVNQGMMSNENSFLAPHYPINQRLLKFGLSWNFYD
- a CDS encoding 3-methyl-2-oxobutanoate dehydrogenase subunit VorB, whose product is MEEEVVLMKGNEAIAHAAIRCGADGYFGYPITPQSEILETLAELRPWDTTGMVVLQAESEVAAINMVYGGAGSGKMVMTSSSSPGISLKQEGISYIAGAELPCLIVNVMRGGPGLGTIQPSQADYFQTVKGGGHGDYRLIALAPASVQEMADFVALAFELAFKYRNPVMILADGVIGQMMEKVVLPAQKKRLTDEEVIARCPWATTGKTKNRKPNIITSLELDPNAMEQNNLRLQAKYKVIQEKEVRYEEIACDDIDYLIVAFGSMARIGQKAMEIAREEGIKVGILRPITLWPFPTEAIAGYADKVKGMLSLELNAGQMIEDIRLAVNGKVKVEHFGRLGGIVPDPDEIVEALKEKLIK